A region from the Lycium barbarum isolate Lr01 chromosome 8, ASM1917538v2, whole genome shotgun sequence genome encodes:
- the LOC132605880 gene encoding histone H4 codes for MSGRGKGGKGLGKGGAKRHRKVLRDNIQGITKPAIRRLARRGGVKRISGLIYEETRGVLKIFLENVIRDAVTYTEHARRKTVTAMDVVYALKRQGRTLYGFGG; via the coding sequence atgtCTGGTAGGGGTAAAGGAGGCAAAGGATTGGGAAAAGGAGGAGCAAAGAGGCACAGAAAAGTATTGCGTGACAACATTCAAGGAATTACTAAGCCTGCAATTAGACGTTTGGCACGTAGGGGTGGTGTGAAGCGTATTTCTGGATTGATTTATGAGGAGACACGTGGTGTGTTGAAGATATTCTTGGAAAATGTGATTCGTGATGCTGTGACTTATACTGAGCATGCTAGGAGAAAGACTGTTACGGCTATGGATGTTGTTTATGCTTTGAAAAGACAAGGAAGGACACTTTATGGATTTGGGGGTTAG
- the LOC132605881 gene encoding disease resistance protein RML1A-like isoform X1 has protein sequence MVVFSKNYASPSWGVEELIKILKLKQIILRIFYDVDPSQVLKQTGCFDEDLGIQKERLFGDLRNVADRHESKFIENIIEEVLPEVNQTPLDVAWYPVGVDICVKDIELLSKNECVDKVHMVGTFGIGGIGKTEGIKLYF, from the exons ATGGTTGTTTTCTCGAAAAATTATGCTTCTCCTAGCTGGGGTGTTGAAGAACTAATTAAAATCCTCAAGTTAAAGCAGATAATTTTGCGTATTTTCTACGATGTCGATCCTTCTCAAGTGCTAAAGCAAACTGGGTGTTTTGATGAAGATTTGGGTATACAGAAGGAACGGTTATTTGGGGATTTGCGAAATGTTGCTGACAG GCATGAATCTAAATTTATCGAGAATATTATAGAAGAAGTCCTACCAGAGGTGAACCAAACACCTCTAGATGTTGCTTGGTACCCAGTTGGAGTAGATATTTGTGTCAAAGATATAGAGTTGTTATCGAAAAATGAATGTGTTGATAAAGTTCACATGGTTGGTACATTTGGCATTGGTGGAATAGGAAAAACAGAGGGCATCAAGTTGTACTTTTAA
- the LOC132605881 gene encoding uncharacterized protein LOC132605881 isoform X2, producing MRSSAVYLLLWLHLSGKRGMASGFKEVFISVTGCAARLQYISTYTAEYISNRQGSKKGRSTEGISLCIKSVAKVSLKKLDLYDCKQLRRTPNFNGSRSLETVFKGDRGPQVNRNLDRVIDLWIFRATYAS from the exons ATGAGATCATCTGCTGTGTATTTGCTATTGTGGTTGCATCTATCTGGAAAGAGAGGAATGGCATCAGGTTTCAAAGAAGTGTTTATCAGTGTAACAGGCTGCGCAGCGAGATTGCAATACATATCCACATACACGGCAGAATACATATCCAATCGTCAG GGTTCCAAAAAAGGTAGAAGTACTGAAGGTATATCCCTGTGCATTAAAAG TGTAGCAAAAGTAAGTTTGAAGAAGTTGGATCTCTATGATTGCAAGCAACTCAGAAGAACTCCAAACTTCAATGGTTCACGAAGTCTAGAGACTGTGTTCAAGGGCGACAGAGGTCCACAAGTCAATAGGAATTTGGACAGAGTAATTGATTTATGGATCTTCCGAGCAACATATGCCAGCTAA